In Dryocola sp. LX212, the genomic stretch CGGGCAAAACTTTCGCGGCTGAACAGCTCTTCGACCAGCTTCACCAGATGCGGGCGGTTTACGCACCAGCCGGGCGAAACGCGGCGGAAATTCAGGTAGCCCACCGCGCAGGCAACGGCGATGCTGGCAACGGTGAGGGGTTCAGCCGTCAGGGTTTTGTCACCGGCGTGAGCTTCCAGCATGTCCAGGCCACGGCTGATTTTTTCCCGCTGGCGCAGCAGTTCGGTTTCGGACTGCTGGGCGGGAGGGCGCTGCTGTTCGCGCACGGAAAGCAGGGCTGCGTCCATAATGCCGTCGGCAAGCGCTTCCAGCTGGCGCATTTTCAGGGCCTCTATGGGTTCACGAGGGATCAGCGCCGGAGCGATATCCAGAAGCTCGAGGTACTCCGCAATGACCGGTGAATCGAACCAGTATTCGCCATCGGCGGTCACCAGCGCCGGGACCTTCCCCAGCGGGTTGTAACGCGGGGTGTGGCTGTCCTCGACCCACGGATTGTCATTCACAAACTCGAAGGTAATGCCCTTTTCCAGCAGGATCACGGAAATTTTCCGCACGTACGGGCTGGTGTAATTGCCGATCAGTTTCATTACATCGTCCATTTTTTATAAGCGTTGGGTAAGTATGGATCAGATTACGGGCAACGGCGATTCGATGTAATCCACAGAGGCCCGCAGGGCATATGCTTCGCTGTAAGAAAGTTACAAGATGAAACTATCGCCACGACAGAGTCTGTGCTGGATCACACTCGGAAAAATTCGGTTAAAATAATTTGTGATGTAAATCACAAAAAAATAACAAACACGCAAAGACAAAATGTGATTTGAATCACAAATATACCCCGCAAGCGGTTAAAAAATTATCACTGTATTATTTTTACACCGATGTTATGTGATGAATATCACTAACCTATGCCCACGTTACCCCGCTTATTGGTGATCTGTATCACACAAATTCCCGTGCTCTGGACAGCTTAACGATTCAGTGCCAGATTCGCCTCACTAAGAGCATCTGGCTGGCTTACGCCGCCACGTTAACTAAACAATAAACCTCGGGCTGCTCCCAGCGCGTAAACACAACAAGGGGTGTGCGTATGTCATCCGATATCAAGATCAAGGTGCAAAGCTTTGGTCGTTTCCTCAGCAACATGGTGATGCCGAATATCGGCGCGTTTATTGCCTGGGGTATTATCACAGCGTTATTCATTCCTACCGGCTGGCTGCCAAGCGAGACGCTGGCGAAGCTGGTAGGCCCAATGATCACCTATCTGCTGCCGCTGCTTATCGGGTATACCGGTGGTCGCTTAATCGGCGGTGACCGCGGCGGCGTGGTCGGTGCTATCACTACCATGGGCGTTATCGTCGGTGCGGACATGCCCATGTTCCTCGGCGCGATGATTGCCGGTCCTCTGGGTGGCTGGGCGATCAAACACTTCGACGCCTGGGTCGACGGCAAGATCAAATCCGGCTTTGAAATGCTGGTGAACAACTTCTCCGCCGGCATCATCGGGATGATCCTGGCGATTCTGGCGTTCATGGGTATCGGCCCTGCGGTTGAAGTGCTTTCCAAA encodes the following:
- a CDS encoding glutathione S-transferase, with the protein product MKLIGNYTSPYVRKISVILLEKGITFEFVNDNPWVEDSHTPRYNPLGKVPALVTADGEYWFDSPVIAEYLELLDIAPALIPREPIEALKMRQLEALADGIMDAALLSVREQQRPPAQQSETELLRQREKISRGLDMLEAHAGDKTLTAEPLTVASIAVACAVGYLNFRRVSPGWCVNRPHLVKLVEELFSRESFARTEPPTA